In Rhodanobacter denitrificans, the sequence ATTCGAGTCCATCACCCGCATGTCCTTCAGGAACATCTTCAGCTCGGACAGCGGGATCGCCGGCACCGCCTCGCCCTCGCGATGCACGCTCGGCTGCAGGCCCAGGCGCGGCCCGTTGATGAAGGACAGGTTGAGCACGTCGCCGGGGTAGATCAGGTGCGGATTGCGCACCTGCGGATTGGCCTGCCAGATTTCCGGCCACAGCCACGGTTTGGACAGGAACTTGGCGGAGATGTCCCAGAGCGTGTCGCCCCGACGCACGGTATAGCTGTCGGGATGATCGGCCCGCAGTTGCGCACCGGCCGCATAGACGGCCACGGTGACCAGCATGCCGGCCAGCAACACGATAATTTTCTTGATCATTGGCGGGAATCCCCCTTCCCCAGGTGCTCGGCCGAGTGTAACCGAATGGTTAATGCGCGCAACAGGCGCGAGTTGGCAAAAATCGTCTGTACTCGGGCGCTTGCCGACGTACAATAAGACACATTCTAGATGGCGCCGCGGGTGGTTTTTTACCAAATCGCCCGCACTTTCGGCGCCGAGGTGATGCCTGTGTCCATCCTTTCCATCCTTGAATTCCCCGACCCCCGGCTGCGCACCCGTGCCGCGCCGGTAAGCGTGTTCGACGCGAAGCTGAAGCAGTTCGTCGCCGACATGTTCGAGACCATGTACGCCGCCAACGGCGTCGGCCTGGCCGCCACCCAGGTCAACGTGCACCAGCGCGTGCTGGTGATCGATATGAGCGAGGAGCGCAACCAGCCGCTGGTGCTGATCAACGCCGAGATCGTGGAGAAGGACGGCGCCCAGGTCTACCAGGAGGGCTGCCTGTCCTTCCCCGGCCTGTACGCCGACGTGACCCGCGCGCTGAGGGTGAGGGTGAAGGCGCAGGACGTCGACGGCAAGGCCGTCGTCCACGAGGCCGAAGGCCCGCTGGCGGTGGCCGTGCAGCACG encodes:
- the def gene encoding peptide deformylase produces the protein MSILSILEFPDPRLRTRAAPVSVFDAKLKQFVADMFETMYAANGVGLAATQVNVHQRVLVIDMSEERNQPLVLINAEIVEKDGAQVYQEGCLSFPGLYADVTRALRVRVKAQDVDGKAVVHEAEGPLAVAVQHEMDHLEGKVFVDYLSPLKRSLLLKRLDKQRKQAASA